In the genome of Hymenobacter taeanensis, one region contains:
- a CDS encoding cytochrome-c peroxidase: protein MQQYQHDLTQLDSAVALLNRAVAQKQPMEKQRGAFLAARRAWKRTEMLAEYYSPSTAKLLNGPALGEVEEFDQQQRVHAPEGLQVLETYFYPKAYPPGQQGQVLEQLAFVRSSLLSLHHAAETISTTDKHLFDAARLEVFRVMTLGISGFDTPASPGTVPEAAEALAAVQATLAPYRPQLLARQPHLATRLDSTFRAIQTFLGHHPDAANFDRLRFLVAYANPLSQQLWAAQQALGIPAFKEVRALRPDAASLFQADAFEVAAFAANTTARPTQQQINLGRQLFFDPVLSGNGSRSCASCHHPTRAFTDGQAKSVAFGGRGQVARNAPTLLNAALQRNQFHDGRVSFLEDQAAAVVANPTEMHGSLAVVARLLTRNSNYRRAFAAAFAAAPDSGVQEDQVKSALAAYLRSLISLNSPFDTYMRGEPEALGAAAQRGANVFLGKAKCATCHFLPLFNGTVPPGFERSEAEVLGTPAQASLHPRTLDRDLGRGGATGIRWQQHAFKTPTLRNVAVTAPYMHNGAYRSLEAVVDFYNQGGGAALGLRVPNQTLPSDKLHLTTQEKHDLITFLQALTDTTGLGHSAPRSLPQFPTELSWLNQRKVGGRY from the coding sequence ATGCAACAGTATCAGCATGACCTCACGCAACTAGACTCTGCAGTAGCTCTGTTGAACCGAGCCGTTGCGCAAAAGCAACCGATGGAAAAACAGCGGGGGGCTTTTCTGGCCGCTCGGCGCGCCTGGAAACGCACGGAAATGCTGGCGGAATATTATAGCCCTTCCACAGCTAAGCTTCTTAATGGACCGGCCCTGGGTGAGGTAGAGGAATTTGACCAGCAGCAACGCGTGCACGCACCGGAGGGCCTGCAAGTCCTGGAAACCTACTTTTACCCCAAGGCCTATCCCCCCGGGCAACAAGGGCAAGTGCTGGAGCAGCTAGCTTTTGTGCGTAGTAGCCTACTGAGCCTACATCACGCCGCCGAAACGATTTCAACCACCGATAAGCATCTCTTCGATGCGGCTCGACTGGAAGTATTCAGAGTAATGACCCTGGGTATTTCGGGGTTTGACACGCCAGCCTCACCGGGTACCGTGCCAGAAGCCGCTGAAGCCTTGGCCGCAGTGCAGGCCACCCTGGCCCCCTACCGGCCGCAACTGCTGGCGCGGCAGCCCCACCTCGCCACCCGCCTCGACAGCACCTTTCGCGCCATTCAGACATTTCTAGGCCACCACCCCGATGCGGCAAATTTTGACCGGCTCCGGTTTTTGGTGGCCTATGCCAACCCGCTCAGCCAGCAGCTCTGGGCGGCGCAACAGGCTCTCGGCATTCCGGCCTTCAAGGAGGTGCGCGCCCTTCGGCCTGATGCGGCGTCCTTATTTCAAGCAGATGCGTTTGAAGTTGCTGCTTTCGCTGCCAACACCACTGCACGCCCCACCCAGCAACAAATTAACCTGGGCCGGCAGCTGTTTTTTGATCCGGTGCTTTCCGGCAACGGCAGCAGGAGTTGTGCCAGCTGCCACCACCCCACGCGGGCTTTCACCGATGGGCAGGCCAAGAGTGTGGCTTTTGGAGGGCGCGGTCAGGTAGCCCGGAATGCTCCCACGCTGTTAAACGCCGCGCTGCAGCGCAATCAGTTTCATGATGGCCGCGTAAGCTTCTTAGAGGATCAGGCCGCCGCTGTAGTAGCTAACCCTACCGAAATGCATGGCTCGTTAGCGGTTGTGGCGCGGCTGCTAACGCGTAATTCAAACTACCGCAGGGCATTTGCGGCTGCCTTTGCCGCGGCGCCCGATTCGGGGGTGCAGGAGGACCAAGTAAAATCGGCGCTGGCCGCCTATCTCCGTTCCCTTATCAGCCTCAACTCGCCTTTTGATACGTATATGCGCGGGGAACCAGAGGCCCTTGGCGCAGCAGCTCAACGAGGAGCCAATGTATTTTTGGGTAAAGCCAAATGCGCCACCTGTCACTTCCTACCCTTGTTCAATGGTACAGTACCACCTGGCTTCGAACGCTCTGAAGCGGAAGTGCTGGGCACTCCTGCTCAAGCCAGCCTCCACCCCCGCACCCTCGATCGGGACCTGGGCCGGGGCGGGGCCACGGGCATCCGGTGGCAGCAGCATGCTTTTAAAACTCCAACGCTGCGTAATGTGGCTGTCACGGCTCCCTACATGCACAATGGGGCCTACCGCAGCCTTGAAGCAGTCGTTGACTTCTACAACCAGGGAGGAGGCGCAGCCCTGGGCCTGCGGGTGCCCAATCAAACGCTTCCCTCCGATAAGCTCCACCTCACTACTCAAGAAAAGCACGACCTGATAACCTTCCTCCAAGCCCTCACTGATACCACTGGTCTAGGCCACTCCGCACCTCGCTCACTCCCTCAATTTCCCACTGAGTTATCCTGGCTGAATCAGCGCAAAGTGGGCGGCCGATATTGA
- a CDS encoding NUDIX domain-containing protein, with the protein MRITDRKVAYDGHYKLSQLQVQDGDTTLKRERFEPGTAVAALIFNTQTQQYVLTRQYRVGPEKELVELAAGMVDGGEEPEEAVRREVQEELGYDIDYLEKIVRMLPSPGTSAEVITIFYAEVSNQSGQGGGLAEENEKIEPVYYRREELRKASFEDGKTLIAVQWAQLRDK; encoded by the coding sequence ATGCGCATCACCGACCGGAAAGTGGCCTACGACGGGCACTACAAACTCAGCCAGCTGCAAGTGCAGGATGGCGATACTACGCTGAAGCGGGAGCGTTTTGAGCCGGGCACTGCTGTGGCCGCACTTATATTTAACACCCAAACCCAACAGTACGTTCTAACGCGCCAGTATCGGGTGGGCCCCGAAAAGGAATTGGTGGAATTAGCCGCTGGCATGGTTGACGGGGGCGAAGAGCCCGAAGAGGCTGTACGGCGCGAAGTTCAGGAAGAGCTGGGCTATGATATAGATTACCTGGAAAAGATTGTTCGTATGCTGCCTTCGCCCGGCACAAGCGCTGAGGTTATAACTATCTTCTACGCCGAAGTAAGCAATCAAAGTGGCCAAGGGGGAGGCCTAGCAGAGGAAAACGAGAAGATTGAACCCGTGTACTATCGTCGGGAAGAGCTTAGGAAAGCTTCCTTCGAAGATGGTAAAACCCTTATAGCAGTTCAGTGGGCCCAACTACGGGATAAGTAG
- a CDS encoding DEAD/DEAH box helicase, which yields MSFDELNLIDPILRALHEEGYTNPTPIQEQAIPHVLDGRDLLGVAQTGTGKTAAFTVPILQVLHQTALVERHAPGRIRCLILTPTRELAIQIGESFASYGRHLKLRHTVIFGGVGQAPQVNALKRGVDIIIATPGRLLDLMNQGFIDLRHLEVFVLDEADRMLDMGFIHDIKRLLPKLPASRQTLFFSATMPGQIQDLADTILKPNPVKVAVTPVSSTAEKVTQAVYMVEKENKAALLEHVLSDKNIRRVLVFTRTKHGADKVVKTLAKANIPSEAIHGNKSQNHRQRALHNFKAGDTRVLVATDIAARGIDVEELTHVINYEIPNEPETYVHRIGRTGRAGADGIALSFCEDEERAYLQDIQKLIRRQIPVVNQHPFASDNVAPVPLSGGPAIKRPKGPAGRPPRPGREGRPQGRSGERPAGHGQRSGGGSSRPAGSSSGGRAATAGSSQGGGQRRRSRGGNGGANR from the coding sequence ATGTCGTTCGACGAACTAAACCTTATTGATCCTATCCTGCGTGCCTTGCACGAGGAAGGATACACCAACCCCACTCCCATTCAGGAACAAGCTATTCCGCACGTGTTGGATGGCCGCGACCTCCTCGGGGTTGCCCAAACGGGCACCGGCAAAACTGCCGCTTTCACAGTTCCTATACTTCAGGTTCTGCATCAAACGGCCCTGGTAGAGCGCCACGCTCCCGGCCGTATCCGCTGCCTTATTCTCACCCCCACTCGCGAGCTGGCCATTCAAATTGGAGAAAGCTTTGCCTCTTACGGCCGTCACTTGAAGCTGCGCCACACTGTTATTTTTGGCGGCGTAGGCCAGGCTCCGCAGGTGAATGCGCTTAAGCGCGGCGTTGATATCATCATTGCCACACCCGGGCGCCTGCTCGACCTCATGAACCAGGGCTTCATCGACCTGCGTCACTTAGAGGTATTTGTGCTCGACGAAGCCGACCGCATGCTCGACATGGGCTTCATTCACGATATCAAGCGTCTGTTGCCTAAGCTGCCCGCTTCCCGCCAGACCCTGTTTTTCTCGGCCACCATGCCGGGGCAAATTCAGGACCTAGCCGATACTATTCTGAAGCCAAACCCAGTGAAAGTGGCCGTGACACCCGTGTCCAGCACCGCTGAGAAGGTAACGCAGGCCGTGTACATGGTGGAGAAAGAGAATAAGGCGGCTCTGCTGGAGCACGTATTATCAGATAAGAACATCCGCCGGGTGCTGGTATTTACGCGCACCAAACACGGGGCCGATAAAGTGGTGAAAACGCTTGCCAAGGCTAACATTCCATCCGAGGCCATCCACGGCAACAAGTCGCAGAACCACCGCCAGCGGGCTCTGCACAACTTCAAGGCCGGTGACACACGCGTACTTGTGGCCACTGACATTGCCGCCCGCGGTATTGACGTGGAGGAGCTCACCCACGTTATTAATTACGAAATCCCGAACGAGCCCGAAACCTACGTGCACCGCATTGGCCGCACGGGTCGCGCCGGCGCCGATGGCATTGCTCTCTCCTTCTGCGAAGACGAAGAGCGTGCCTACCTGCAGGATATCCAGAAGCTCATTCGTCGGCAGATTCCGGTGGTTAATCAGCACCCCTTCGCGTCTGATAATGTGGCGCCCGTACCACTTTCTGGTGGCCCAGCTATTAAACGCCCTAAAGGCCCGGCTGGCCGCCCCCCGCGCCCTGGCCGCGAAGGTCGCCCACAAGGCCGTAGCGGCGAGCGGCCCGCCGGCCACGGTCAGCGCTCTGGTGGAGGCTCCTCTCGCCCAGCAGGCTCCAGCAGTGGCGGCCGAGCTGCCACGGCTGGGAGCAGCCAGGGCGGTGGCCAGCGGCGCCGGTCTCGCGGTGGCAACGGCGGCGCCAACCGCTAA
- a CDS encoding DUF6252 family protein, translating to MLFPAKTVLKAALFPLLFALLSSSCSKNNVPPDMAPLRWNVDGNDFSSRSPNYTLHTGGTIIELSGSTRNGGEAVQLYMPKKVGSYTVGAFGSGVWASYISDNLYQSVSGTITVTSASATAITGTFSFTAEGNYGSTPITRTITGGIFNVPF from the coding sequence ATGTTGTTTCCTGCCAAAACAGTATTAAAGGCCGCTCTATTTCCGCTGCTATTTGCCTTATTGTCCTCTTCCTGTTCCAAAAATAATGTACCCCCGGACATGGCTCCTTTGCGTTGGAACGTAGATGGCAACGACTTTTCCTCCAGAAGTCCAAACTATACTTTACATACAGGAGGTACTATTATTGAGTTAAGTGGCAGCACACGTAATGGTGGAGAAGCAGTACAGCTATATATGCCCAAAAAAGTGGGATCCTACACAGTTGGCGCGTTCGGCAGTGGCGTTTGGGCATCTTACATATCCGATAATCTATACCAATCAGTAAGTGGTACCATAACGGTTACTTCGGCTTCTGCCACTGCTATCACAGGTACGTTTTCTTTTACCGCAGAAGGCAATTACGGTAGCACACCCATAACCAGAACAATTACCGGAGGAATATTTAATGTTCCCTTTTGA
- a CDS encoding helix-turn-helix domain-containing protein, translating into MLERIREILSKYQLTPTQFADAIGTARPIVSHILSGRNKPSLEVVQKIISAYPELSLPWLLSGTGPMETDAPSVQPQAGTPGTLSKANSRPTTARVAEKQPAASQEVQTPVAAPIPVAAPPSIKEPVSLNHEPLGGPATPVAHDVSATVTTPVKPPNPAVTSPVSPPIVAAAFSEPGKAIRRIVIFYSDGTFTDYQPEAGTI; encoded by the coding sequence ATGCTTGAGCGTATTCGAGAAATACTGAGTAAGTATCAGCTGACTCCTACTCAATTTGCAGATGCTATTGGTACGGCACGGCCTATTGTGAGCCACATTCTGAGCGGTCGGAATAAACCTAGCTTAGAAGTTGTCCAGAAGATAATTAGTGCCTACCCGGAGCTTTCTCTCCCGTGGTTGTTGAGTGGTACAGGGCCTATGGAAACAGATGCCCCATCTGTTCAGCCACAGGCTGGTACGCCTGGCACCCTCTCTAAGGCCAATAGCAGGCCCACCACGGCACGCGTGGCTGAAAAGCAACCCGCAGCTTCGCAGGAAGTGCAGACGCCAGTAGCTGCTCCTATACCGGTAGCAGCTCCACCATCAATAAAGGAGCCTGTATCTCTAAACCATGAGCCCTTGGGGGGGCCGGCAACTCCAGTAGCGCATGACGTGTCAGCAACGGTTACGACGCCAGTTAAACCGCCTAATCCGGCAGTTACCTCCCCCGTCTCTCCTCCAATCGTAGCTGCGGCCTTTTCGGAGCCTGGAAAAGCTATCCGTCGCATTGTTATCTTTTACAGCGACGGCACGTTTACGGATTATCAGCCCGAGGCAGGCACTATCTAG
- a CDS encoding L,D-transpeptidase family protein, with the protein MNDTPKFSFFTTFCCWLFGLLLLTSTISCSQDQKAQIKEALPMGLTKVGGPQPKLDSVYIEKYMSAEPKFKDQIEWAKKFYKERDFRLGWFRNHELVPQAQTMLGVINKAGEEGLDPKEYQVKDFPTLFASLKEAQSDSTKRNALEKEIDVALSSTYFNWASDFYRGTVNPRQVKSIDWNVKRNKIKLHKALMTILKERESTYPYYEFEPLHPEYDRLKKALAEYRTLQRNGGWPTIPAGTKLKPGASSPAVAALRTRLLGPSAATPQPAATPVQNVSNKTGDASQSATATAAASQPYDAELVAAVKEFQQQNGLTPDGVVGGETLRLLNIPLSQRIDQIVLNMERWRWIPKKFEPSYLLVNIPDYTLHVVEDGKEAFNMRVIVGKTLNATPVFSDKVEYVVLAPYWNVPFSIIDKELRPKLVANAQGTLDRLDMEVVKGWGAKATPINPSSVDWANVTEKTWKYTLRRRPGPKNDLGDVKFIFPNSNDIYLHDTPHDELFSQSKRGFSHGCVRVAEPIKLAEYLLRNKSGWDRTAILDTIAGRREKYITLPEKLPVYLVYFTAWVDENGKVNFRDDIYGHDKALAKEYFN; encoded by the coding sequence ATGAACGATACACCCAAATTTTCTTTTTTTACCACCTTCTGCTGCTGGCTCTTTGGGCTGTTGTTGCTCACGTCTACCATATCGTGCAGCCAAGACCAAAAAGCCCAGATTAAGGAGGCATTGCCCATGGGCCTCACGAAGGTTGGCGGCCCTCAGCCCAAGCTTGATAGCGTGTACATTGAAAAGTACATGAGCGCCGAGCCCAAATTCAAGGACCAGATTGAATGGGCTAAGAAGTTTTACAAAGAGCGTGATTTTCGCTTGGGCTGGTTTCGTAACCATGAATTGGTTCCTCAGGCCCAAACAATGCTTGGCGTTATTAATAAAGCCGGAGAAGAAGGTCTAGATCCTAAAGAGTATCAAGTCAAGGACTTCCCAACGCTTTTCGCCTCATTGAAAGAAGCCCAGTCTGACTCAACCAAGCGTAATGCCCTGGAGAAGGAAATTGATGTAGCCTTGTCAAGCACTTACTTTAACTGGGCCTCTGACTTTTATCGGGGTACAGTTAATCCGCGTCAGGTTAAGAGCATTGACTGGAACGTAAAACGCAATAAGATTAAGCTGCACAAGGCCCTCATGACGATTTTGAAGGAGCGTGAGAGCACGTATCCTTACTATGAGTTTGAGCCCTTGCACCCCGAGTATGACCGCCTGAAAAAAGCGTTGGCTGAGTACCGTACTCTGCAGCGGAATGGTGGCTGGCCTACCATTCCGGCTGGTACCAAGCTCAAGCCCGGGGCAAGTTCACCGGCAGTGGCGGCTCTGCGTACTCGCTTGCTAGGCCCTAGTGCCGCTACACCACAGCCGGCCGCTACTCCCGTTCAAAATGTATCAAACAAGACGGGTGATGCCTCTCAGTCGGCAACTGCTACGGCGGCCGCTTCTCAGCCATATGATGCCGAGCTGGTAGCGGCTGTAAAGGAGTTTCAACAGCAGAATGGGCTAACGCCAGATGGCGTTGTAGGTGGTGAAACGCTCCGTTTGCTGAACATTCCACTCTCGCAGCGCATTGATCAGATTGTACTGAATATGGAGCGGTGGCGTTGGATTCCTAAGAAATTTGAACCTAGCTACCTGCTCGTAAACATTCCCGACTATACTCTGCATGTGGTTGAGGATGGCAAAGAGGCCTTCAACATGCGTGTGATTGTAGGCAAAACGCTGAACGCAACGCCAGTCTTCAGCGATAAGGTAGAGTATGTGGTGCTAGCGCCTTACTGGAATGTTCCCTTTAGCATCATCGATAAAGAACTACGCCCGAAATTGGTAGCTAATGCCCAAGGCACCCTCGATCGGCTTGACATGGAAGTAGTAAAAGGGTGGGGGGCTAAAGCTACCCCCATCAACCCTAGTAGCGTAGACTGGGCCAACGTAACGGAAAAGACTTGGAAGTACACCTTGCGTCGTCGTCCGGGCCCCAAGAATGACTTGGGTGATGTGAAGTTTATCTTCCCGAACTCGAACGACATCTACCTGCATGATACTCCCCACGATGAGCTTTTTAGCCAGAGCAAGCGAGGCTTCAGCCATGGCTGCGTGCGTGTAGCAGAGCCTATCAAGCTAGCTGAATACCTGTTGCGTAATAAGTCAGGCTGGGACCGAACCGCCATCCTCGACACCATTGCTGGACGCCGGGAGAAGTATATCACACTTCCTGAGAAACTGCCAGTGTACCTGGTGTATTTTACCGCGTGGGTTGATGAGAACGGCAAGGTCAACTTCCGCGATGACATCTACGGCCATGATAAAGCGCTGGCTAAAGAATACTTTAACTAG
- a CDS encoding M1 family metallopeptidase, whose product MSNPIAPSISSASTDPHSFAQPQDVSVHHLALNLTVDFDARVLAGHATWQLANSTGATELLLDARSLQIEEVLLGGLEGEPTSFTLGSEDAVLGQPLRIVLEPGTEAVTIRYRTTPGAAALQWLTPEQTAGREHPFLFTQSQAILARTWIPCQDSPGVRFTYEAQVQVPAELLALMSAENPQQRSATGTYHFRMDQPIPAYLMALAVGNLEFQALSPRTGVYAEPATLPTATSEFADLENMVVAAEDLYGPYRWERYDLLVLPPSFPFGGMENPRLTFVTPTILAGDRSLTSLVAHELAHSWSGNLVTNATWNDFWLNEGFTVYFERRIMEKLYGRPYSDMLQVLGHTGLLHTIEELGPDSPDTHLHLALAGRDPDESLNEIAYEKGDYLLLTLEHLVGREELDTFIKEYFARHSFQSMDTDSFVAYLRRELLDKHPGLEEQVQLDAWINGPGIPAVAPPVSSARFVAVEQALGQWQAGAAAASLATAEWSSHEWVHFLHGLPPALPAVKLAELDAAFGFTQSGNSEILAAWFPHTIAAGYSAADAALHNFLTHVGRRKFLVPLYKALLATPGGAARARQIYTEARPNYHAVASVTFDALLGKPTE is encoded by the coding sequence ATGTCTAACCCCATCGCCCCCTCAATTTCCTCCGCCTCCACCGACCCGCACAGCTTTGCTCAGCCCCAGGACGTAAGCGTTCATCATTTAGCGCTAAACCTTACTGTTGATTTTGACGCTCGAGTGCTGGCTGGCCATGCCACATGGCAACTGGCCAACTCAACGGGCGCAACCGAGCTTTTGCTGGATGCCCGCTCCTTACAAATTGAGGAAGTACTGTTAGGTGGCCTAGAGGGAGAGCCTACCTCATTCACGCTGGGTAGTGAAGATGCGGTGCTAGGCCAGCCGCTTCGAATTGTGCTTGAGCCCGGCACTGAGGCCGTTACCATCCGGTACCGGACCACACCCGGAGCGGCGGCCCTGCAATGGCTGACACCCGAGCAGACGGCCGGCCGGGAGCATCCGTTCCTGTTTACCCAGTCGCAGGCTATTCTGGCCCGCACCTGGATACCGTGTCAGGACTCGCCGGGGGTACGCTTCACGTATGAAGCCCAGGTGCAGGTGCCCGCAGAACTGTTGGCCCTGATGAGTGCCGAGAACCCGCAGCAGCGCTCTGCCACGGGCACCTATCACTTTCGGATGGATCAACCCATTCCGGCCTATCTAATGGCCTTGGCCGTGGGCAACCTTGAGTTTCAAGCGCTCAGCCCCCGGACCGGCGTATACGCCGAGCCTGCGACGCTGCCAACTGCCACCAGCGAGTTTGCCGATCTGGAGAATATGGTGGTTGCTGCCGAAGACTTATATGGTCCTTACCGCTGGGAGCGGTATGATTTACTGGTCTTGCCACCTTCATTTCCATTTGGCGGCATGGAAAACCCGCGTTTAACATTTGTAACTCCTACCATTTTGGCCGGCGACCGAAGCCTGACTAGTTTAGTGGCCCATGAGCTGGCCCATTCTTGGTCGGGTAACCTCGTTACCAATGCCACCTGGAATGACTTCTGGCTGAATGAAGGCTTCACGGTGTACTTCGAGCGGCGCATTATGGAGAAACTTTACGGTCGCCCCTACTCCGATATGTTGCAGGTACTAGGCCACACAGGGCTGCTACATACCATTGAAGAGCTTGGCCCTGACAGCCCTGATACGCACCTGCACCTAGCCCTAGCCGGCCGTGACCCCGACGAGAGCCTGAACGAAATTGCCTATGAGAAGGGAGACTACCTTCTGCTTACCCTTGAGCACTTGGTAGGGCGCGAAGAGCTAGACACCTTTATAAAGGAGTACTTCGCTCGGCACAGTTTCCAGAGCATGGACACCGATTCGTTTGTGGCCTACCTGCGCCGCGAGTTACTTGATAAACATCCGGGCTTGGAAGAGCAGGTGCAGCTTGATGCCTGGATTAACGGCCCTGGCATTCCGGCCGTGGCTCCGCCGGTTTCATCGGCGCGGTTTGTGGCGGTAGAGCAGGCCCTGGGCCAGTGGCAAGCCGGAGCGGCGGCGGCTAGCTTGGCCACGGCGGAGTGGAGCAGCCATGAGTGGGTGCACTTCCTGCATGGCCTACCTCCTGCCCTGCCCGCTGTAAAGCTTGCTGAACTGGATGCTGCCTTTGGCTTTACCCAATCTGGCAACTCGGAAATACTAGCGGCTTGGTTCCCGCACACTATTGCGGCGGGTTACTCAGCGGCTGATGCGGCGCTACATAACTTCCTCACGCACGTGGGCCGGCGCAAATTTTTGGTTCCGCTCTACAAAGCCCTGCTGGCTACCCCAGGAGGGGCAGCACGGGCCCGGCAGATTTACACCGAAGCCCGCCCAAACTACCATGCGGTAGCCAGCGTCACCTTCGACGCGCTTTTGGGTAAGCCGACCGAATGA
- a CDS encoding cyanophycinase — translation MKKIKPLGKLIAIGGNEDKGTYPNPRTKKKYYLNFFELGILKRVILESGKADPRIEVVTTASMIPEEVARIYVSSFAMLNCHNVGIMDIRVPEDALQPEYVERLKVADVVMFSGGNQSRLTEMFGGTEFLRTLKERYQKQPNFVIAGTSAGAMAMSHTMIKGGSVPDALMKGAVKMGTGLGLIDCVVIDSHFVKRGRFGRLIEAVALHPKLIGIGLGEDTGVLITEGHLMETIGSNLVIIMDGHKLEHNNAAAAPKGTAISIENMLLHALVKGNIYDVTEREFYPNINLRLQAAESVALTAGQDANEPAPAN, via the coding sequence TTGAAAAAAATAAAACCGCTCGGTAAGCTGATTGCCATTGGAGGCAATGAAGACAAGGGCACTTACCCTAACCCGCGCACGAAAAAAAAATACTACCTCAACTTTTTTGAGCTAGGCATACTCAAGCGCGTCATTCTAGAATCGGGCAAAGCTGATCCACGGATTGAAGTAGTCACTACCGCTTCCATGATTCCGGAAGAAGTAGCACGCATTTACGTGTCGTCGTTTGCCATGCTCAATTGCCACAATGTGGGCATCATGGACATTCGGGTGCCCGAGGATGCGCTGCAGCCAGAGTATGTTGAGCGACTGAAGGTGGCTGATGTAGTAATGTTCTCGGGTGGTAACCAGTCGCGCCTCACAGAAATGTTTGGTGGCACTGAATTTCTGCGCACTCTAAAGGAGCGCTATCAGAAGCAGCCCAACTTTGTGATTGCCGGCACTAGTGCCGGGGCCATGGCCATGTCGCATACCATGATTAAGGGAGGCAGTGTGCCAGATGCCCTCATGAAGGGTGCCGTGAAAATGGGCACTGGCCTAGGCTTGATTGATTGCGTGGTAATTGATTCGCACTTTGTAAAGCGCGGCCGCTTCGGGCGGTTGATTGAAGCGGTGGCATTGCACCCCAAACTGATTGGCATTGGGCTTGGTGAAGATACCGGCGTGCTTATTACCGAAGGACACCTGATGGAAACCATTGGCTCTAACCTCGTCATCATTATGGATGGCCATAAGCTGGAGCACAACAACGCGGCCGCGGCCCCAAAGGGCACGGCCATCTCCATCGAGAATATGCTGCTCCATGCCTTGGTAAAGGGCAATATTTACGACGTAACCGAGCGTGAATTCTATCCGAACATCAACCTACGCCTGCAAGCTGCCGAGTCGGTGGCCCTAACGGCTGGTCAGGATGCCAACGAGCCAGCACCTGCCAACTAG
- a CDS encoding isoaspartyl peptidase/L-asparaginase family protein gives MNIPFSLALHGGAGTITRQLMTSGQEQQYLQALREALEIGYAVLRQGGPALDAVELTVRSLEDCPLFNAGKGAVFTHEGHHEMDAAIMDGRNREAGAVTGVRTVQNPIRAARLVMEQTDHVLLAHPGADELARQHGLPTQPVEYFFTQHRYDQLQEALLEGRMRLDHSQAQPEPTPSPLEEPIAFEEDPKRKMGTVGAVARDQHGNLAAATSTGGMTNKRYSRIGDSPIIGAGTFADNRTCAISCTGHGEFFLRAVVAHDISCLMEYRGLSLAEACRIVVHEKLAPIGGEGGLVAVDAAGNIALPFNSEGMYRASLSSSDGVPYIGIYKD, from the coding sequence ATGAATATACCCTTTTCGCTAGCTCTGCACGGAGGCGCCGGCACTATTACCCGGCAACTGATGACCTCGGGGCAGGAGCAGCAATACCTACAGGCTCTCCGCGAAGCCCTGGAAATTGGCTACGCCGTGCTGCGGCAAGGCGGGCCCGCTCTTGATGCGGTGGAGTTAACAGTGCGCAGCCTCGAAGACTGCCCATTGTTTAATGCGGGGAAAGGAGCAGTGTTTACCCACGAAGGGCATCACGAAATGGACGCCGCCATTATGGATGGCCGCAACCGGGAGGCTGGCGCCGTAACCGGCGTGCGTACCGTGCAAAACCCCATTAGGGCCGCACGGCTGGTGATGGAACAAACCGACCACGTACTTCTTGCTCACCCCGGTGCTGATGAGCTGGCCCGCCAGCATGGCCTACCTACCCAGCCGGTTGAATACTTTTTCACCCAGCACCGCTACGATCAACTGCAGGAAGCACTGCTCGAAGGTCGAATGCGCCTCGACCATAGTCAGGCCCAGCCGGAGCCAACGCCTTCGCCGTTAGAAGAGCCCATAGCGTTTGAAGAAGATCCTAAAAGGAAAATGGGAACGGTTGGGGCTGTAGCACGCGACCAGCACGGTAACCTGGCGGCTGCCACCAGCACTGGGGGCATGACCAACAAACGTTACTCCCGCATCGGCGACTCACCCATTATTGGCGCCGGTACTTTCGCCGACAACCGCACCTGCGCCATCAGCTGCACAGGTCACGGTGAGTTCTTCCTCCGCGCAGTAGTAGCCCACGACATCAGCTGCCTCATGGAATACCGGGGCTTGAGCCTGGCAGAAGCCTGCCGCATTGTAGTGCATGAAAAGCTTGCGCCAATAGGGGGCGAAGGGGGCCTGGTAGCCGTTGATGCGGCCGGCAACATTGCTCTGCCATTCAACTCCGAAGGTATGTACCGGGCGAGCCTAAGCTCCTCCGATGGGGTACCTTACATTGGCATCTATAAGGACTAA
- a CDS encoding DUF3127 domain-containing protein: MAYEATGRLHEIFDEQQVSEKFRKREFVLEVVDGQYPEHIKFQLVQDKTALIDPYKVGDEVKISFNLRGRGFNKNGQMLYFTNLEAWRIEAGTGGGAAPQGGGNFQQAAPRAAAPAANSNPNLRASAAPIASDDDNDLPF, translated from the coding sequence ATGGCTTACGAAGCTACCGGCCGCCTGCACGAGATATTCGACGAACAGCAGGTGAGCGAAAAATTCCGCAAGCGCGAATTCGTGCTGGAAGTCGTAGACGGCCAGTATCCTGAGCATATCAAGTTTCAATTGGTGCAGGACAAAACCGCCCTCATCGACCCATACAAAGTAGGTGACGAGGTTAAAATCTCTTTCAACCTGCGTGGTCGTGGTTTCAACAAGAACGGTCAGATGCTGTACTTCACCAACCTCGAGGCATGGCGCATTGAGGCTGGCACCGGTGGTGGCGCTGCTCCTCAAGGTGGTGGCAACTTCCAGCAGGCCGCCCCTCGTGCTGCTGCTCCCGCTGCCAACTCAAACCCCAACCTGCGCGCTTCGGCCGCTCCTATCGCCTCCGACGACGACAACGACCTGCCCTTCTAA